From a single Enterobacteriaceae endosymbiont of Donacia bicoloricornis genomic region:
- a CDS encoding 1-(5-phosphoribosyl)-5-[(5-phosphoribosylamino)methylideneamino] imidazole-4-carboxamide isomerase: MIIPAIDLIKGKVVRLHQGKFNLKRQYLYKPLFYIKKYIKQGAKKIHIIDLDGAKDPNKKQIVLLKNIFQYNSFPIQLGGGIRCKEDIDLIFNLIPKVQIILGSSIIHNLKNVQKLFQIYNPNSLILALDVKINKKNEKIIFINGWQDKSNIIFENIIEKFLDLGLKHVLCTDISRDGTFLGPNINLYTEIVQKYPQIFFQASGGVSSLKDIINLKKSGVKHIIIGRAFLEKKFTIKEANLCWQKE, encoded by the coding sequence ATGATTATTCCAGCAATTGATTTAATAAAAGGAAAAGTTGTTAGATTACATCAGGGAAAGTTTAATTTAAAACGTCAATATCTATATAAACCTTTATTTTATATAAAAAAATATATAAAGCAAGGAGCAAAAAAAATTCATATTATAGATTTAGATGGTGCAAAAGATCCTAATAAAAAACAAATAGTTTTATTAAAAAATATTTTTCAATATAATTCATTTCCTATTCAATTAGGAGGAGGTATCAGGTGTAAAGAAGATATAGATTTAATTTTTAATTTAATACCTAAAGTACAAATTATATTAGGATCTTCTATTATTCATAATTTAAAAAATGTACAAAAACTGTTTCAAATATATAATCCAAATTCTCTAATTTTAGCATTAGATGTTAAAATTAACAAAAAAAATGAAAAAATTATTTTTATTAATGGATGGCAAGATAAAAGTAACATAATTTTTGAAAATATTATTGAAAAATTTTTAGATTTAGGATTAAAACACGTTTTATGTACAGATATCTCTAGAGATGGTACATTTTTAGGCCCAAATATAAATTTATATACTGAAATAGTTCAAAAGTATCCTCAAATTTTTTTTCAAGCATCAGGTGGAGTTTCATCATTAAAAGATATTATTAATTTAAAAAAAAGTGGAGTAAAACATATAATTATAGGAAGAGCATTTTTAGAAAAAAAATTTACTATTA